One window of the Streptomyces asoensis genome contains the following:
- a CDS encoding hydroxymethylglutaryl-CoA synthase: MVSDRAIGIHDLSFATTEFVLPHTALADHNGTEIGKYHVGIGQQSMSVPAADEDIVTMGAAAAAPIIARHGTDRIRTVVFATESSIDQAKSAGVYVHSLLGLPSATRVVELKQACYGATAALQFAIGLVLRDPVQRILVIASDISKYDLDSPGEPTQGAAAVAMLVGSDPSLVRIEEPSGLFTADVMDFWRPNYRDAALVDGQESITAYLHAVESTWKDYTEQGGRSLDEFTAFCYHQPFTKMAYKAHRHLLNTCGYDTDEAWLERAIGRTTAYNRVIGNSYTASAYLGLAALLDQADDLAGRPIGFLSYGSGSVAEFFAGTTVPGYREHLRTAAHQEAIDRRRPLDHTAYRELHGRSFPADGGDHPTPSQTTGHFRLAALRGHKRIYEKRWTH; this comes from the coding sequence ATGGTCAGCGACCGCGCCATAGGAATCCACGATCTGTCCTTCGCGACGACCGAGTTCGTCCTGCCGCACACGGCACTCGCCGATCACAACGGCACCGAGATCGGCAAATACCATGTGGGCATCGGTCAGCAGTCGATGAGCGTGCCCGCCGCCGACGAGGACATCGTGACCATGGGCGCGGCCGCTGCCGCGCCGATCATCGCCCGGCACGGCACCGATCGGATCCGTACGGTCGTGTTCGCGACGGAATCGTCGATCGACCAGGCGAAGTCGGCCGGTGTGTACGTCCATTCGCTGCTCGGGCTGCCATCGGCCACCAGGGTCGTCGAACTGAAGCAAGCGTGCTACGGGGCGACGGCCGCCCTCCAGTTCGCCATCGGCCTCGTGCTGCGCGACCCCGTACAGCGGATCCTCGTGATCGCGAGCGACATCTCCAAGTACGACCTGGACAGCCCGGGTGAGCCGACCCAGGGCGCGGCGGCGGTGGCCATGCTGGTCGGCTCGGATCCGTCGCTGGTCCGTATCGAGGAACCGTCGGGCCTGTTCACCGCCGACGTCATGGACTTCTGGCGGCCGAACTACCGTGACGCCGCGCTGGTCGACGGACAGGAGTCCATCACCGCATATCTGCACGCGGTGGAAAGCACCTGGAAGGACTACACGGAGCAGGGCGGCCGTTCGCTCGACGAGTTCACCGCGTTCTGCTATCACCAGCCGTTCACGAAGATGGCCTACAAGGCCCACCGCCACCTGCTGAACACCTGTGGGTACGACACCGACGAGGCTTGGCTCGAGCGAGCCATCGGGCGAACCACGGCCTACAACAGGGTCATCGGCAACAGCTACACCGCGTCGGCGTACCTCGGCCTCGCCGCGCTGCTCGACCAGGCGGACGACCTGGCCGGCCGGCCCATCGGCTTTCTCAGCTACGGCTCCGGCAGCGTCGCCGAGTTCTTCGCCGGGACCACCGTTCCCGGCTACCGGGAACACCTGCGGACCGCGGCGCACCAGGAGGCGATCGACCGGCGCCGACCGCTCGACCACACCGCCTACCGCGAACTGCACGGGCGGTCCTTCCCGGCCGACGGCGGCGACCACCCCACTCCGTCGCAGACCACCGGGCACTTCCGACTGGCGGCGCTCCGCGGCCACAAGCGCATCTACGAGAAGCGCTGGACGCATTGA
- a CDS encoding thioesterase II family protein gives MPTREPPLTSPWIRRYAPAPEAPVRLVCLPHAGGSATFWSGLARTLAPDIDVLAVQYPGRLERRAEPPMKDLTALAEALVTELTPWTDRTFALFGHSLGAMVAFETARRLEATGRPPVALFVSGRGAPSLHRREFGSQLDDATLLRQMRRLGGTDPRVLADEDLMRLALPVLRADYQMVEDYHYVPGPPLGCPVTALNGLTDPKVSPPGVEAWRNHTTAAFDSLTFPGSHFYLVDRHEEVTTALTDRLSRLTESSRP, from the coding sequence ATGCCCACGCGCGAACCCCCCCTCACCTCACCGTGGATACGGCGGTACGCGCCCGCGCCCGAGGCCCCGGTCCGGCTGGTGTGCCTGCCGCACGCGGGCGGGTCGGCGACCTTCTGGAGCGGCCTGGCCCGAACGCTGGCCCCGGACATCGACGTCCTCGCCGTGCAGTACCCCGGACGCCTGGAGCGCCGGGCGGAACCCCCGATGAAGGATCTGACCGCACTCGCCGAAGCGCTCGTCACCGAGCTGACACCCTGGACCGACCGCACCTTCGCCCTCTTCGGGCACAGCCTGGGCGCCATGGTGGCCTTCGAGACGGCCCGCCGGCTGGAAGCCACGGGCCGTCCCCCGGTCGCCCTGTTCGTGTCAGGACGCGGAGCGCCGTCCCTGCACAGGCGGGAGTTCGGCTCACAGCTGGACGATGCCACCCTGCTCCGGCAGATGCGCAGGCTGGGCGGCACGGACCCGCGCGTCCTCGCCGACGAGGACCTGATGCGGCTCGCCCTGCCGGTACTGCGCGCGGACTACCAGATGGTGGAGGACTACCACTACGTGCCCGGCCCGCCCCTGGGATGCCCCGTGACCGCGCTCAACGGCCTGACCGACCCCAAGGTCTCGCCCCCGGGCGTCGAAGCCTGGCGCAACCACACGACGGCCGCATTCGACTCTCTCACCTTCCCGGGCAGCCACTTCTATCTCGTGGACCGGCACGAAGAGGTGACGACCGCGCTCACCGACCGTCTGTCCCGACTCACCGAGTCGTCGAGGCCCTGA
- a CDS encoding TetR/AcrR family transcriptional regulator — protein MPAQQFPVSEIVAAQRPVRKDAARNYDALLAAAREAFTEHGSEASLEDIARRAGVGIGTLYRNFPTRRALFESVYADEVNALCRSAVEFAGLEPWEALTAWLERFAGYMVTKRAVREALEGESEIFQACRESMFTAGGPLFERAQRAGVARRDMDFGDLLRLVAGITATAFTDDAQRDRVLAIALDGVRAGR, from the coding sequence GTGCCGGCTCAGCAGTTCCCCGTCAGCGAGATCGTCGCGGCCCAGCGCCCCGTCCGTAAGGACGCGGCCCGCAACTACGACGCGTTGCTGGCCGCCGCGCGCGAGGCGTTCACCGAGCACGGCTCCGAGGCGTCCCTGGAGGACATCGCCCGGCGCGCGGGCGTCGGCATCGGCACGCTGTACCGGAACTTCCCGACCCGCCGGGCACTGTTCGAGAGCGTGTACGCGGACGAGGTCAACGCGCTGTGCCGGTCGGCCGTGGAGTTCGCCGGTCTGGAGCCGTGGGAGGCGCTCACCGCCTGGCTCGAGCGGTTCGCCGGCTACATGGTCACCAAGCGGGCGGTGCGCGAGGCGCTGGAGGGCGAGTCGGAGATCTTCCAGGCCTGCCGTGAGTCGATGTTCACGGCGGGCGGCCCGCTGTTCGAGCGGGCCCAGCGGGCCGGGGTGGCCCGCAGGGACATGGACTTCGGCGATCTGCTGCGGCTGGTCGCCGGCATCACCGCGACGGCCTTCACGGACGACGCCCAGCGCGACCGCGTCCTGGCCATCGCCCTGGACGGGGTGCGCGCCGGGCGTTGA
- a CDS encoding MFS transporter yields MPRKSTRLTFAVLATGAGVFSMLQSLIAPALPTVQHALHTSQSTATWVMTAYLLSASVFTPILGRVGDLIGKKRTLVGVLLAVLAGCLLAALAPNIGVLILARVVQGIGGALFPLSFGIIRDEFAPSRVPGSISNLSAVIAAGGGVGMVAAGPIVSALDYRWLFWIPVGIVAAATLIALRYVPESPDRAEGKVSWLGAVLLSGWLVALLLPLSRAGSWGWGSARVIGLFAVAVALFALWLFTEARSRSPLIDLRIMRLPAVWTTNLAALLFGAGMYAIWSFLPGFVQTPSTAGYGFGASVTASGLLMLPMLLAMFVSGVLSGRLEPRVGAKALLTTGAALGALALGFLALWHDEQWQVAFVAGVFGLGIGLAFASMANLIVGSVPAGQTGAATGMNANIRTIGGSIGAAVTSVLVTGRLQPSGLPYGSGYTHGFTLLAVLCLGAALAALLVPVRRASRLPGPVAHQEPTAAPTPVR; encoded by the coding sequence ATGCCCCGCAAGTCCACCCGCCTCACCTTCGCGGTCCTCGCGACCGGTGCCGGCGTGTTCTCCATGCTCCAGTCGCTGATAGCGCCGGCCCTGCCGACCGTGCAGCACGCGCTGCACACCTCGCAGTCCACCGCGACCTGGGTGATGACCGCGTATCTGCTGTCCGCGTCCGTCTTCACGCCGATCCTCGGCCGGGTCGGCGACCTGATCGGCAAGAAGCGCACCCTCGTCGGGGTCCTGCTCGCCGTCCTGGCCGGCTGTCTGCTCGCCGCGCTCGCGCCGAACATCGGCGTCCTGATCCTCGCCCGGGTCGTCCAGGGCATCGGTGGCGCCCTGTTCCCGCTCTCCTTCGGCATCATCAGGGACGAGTTCGCCCCCTCCCGGGTGCCCGGCAGCATCAGCAACCTGTCCGCCGTGATCGCCGCCGGCGGTGGCGTCGGCATGGTCGCGGCCGGACCGATCGTCTCCGCGCTGGACTACCGCTGGCTGTTCTGGATCCCCGTCGGCATCGTCGCGGCCGCCACGCTGATCGCCCTGCGCTATGTGCCCGAGTCGCCCGACCGGGCGGAGGGCAAGGTCAGTTGGCTCGGCGCCGTGCTGCTGTCCGGCTGGCTGGTCGCCCTGCTGCTGCCGCTCAGTCGGGCGGGCAGCTGGGGCTGGGGCTCGGCCCGGGTGATCGGCCTGTTCGCCGTGGCCGTGGCGCTGTTCGCGCTCTGGCTGTTCACCGAGGCCCGCTCCCGCAGCCCGCTGATCGACCTGCGCATCATGCGACTGCCGGCCGTGTGGACCACCAACCTCGCCGCCCTGCTGTTCGGCGCGGGCATGTACGCCATCTGGTCCTTCCTGCCCGGGTTCGTCCAGACGCCGAGCACGGCCGGGTACGGCTTCGGCGCGAGCGTCACCGCCTCAGGGCTCCTCATGCTGCCGATGCTGCTCGCGATGTTCGTCTCCGGTGTGCTCAGCGGCCGCCTCGAGCCCCGCGTGGGCGCCAAGGCGCTGCTCACGACCGGCGCCGCACTCGGCGCGCTCGCGCTGGGCTTCCTGGCCCTCTGGCACGACGAGCAGTGGCAGGTCGCCTTCGTGGCAGGCGTGTTCGGCCTCGGCATCGGCCTGGCCTTCGCCTCGATGGCCAACCTGATCGTCGGCAGCGTGCCCGCCGGGCAGACCGGCGCCGCCACCGGTATGAACGCCAACATCCGTACCATCGGCGGGTCCATCGGCGCCGCCGTCACCAGCGTCCTGGTCACCGGCCGCCTCCAGCCGTCGGGTCTGCCCTACGGCTCCGGCTACACCCACGGATTCACCCTGCTCGCGGTGCTCTGCCTGGGTGCCGCCCTCGCCGCCCTGCTGGTCCCGGTCCGCCGCGCGAGCCGTCTGCCGGGGCCGGTCGCCCACCAGGAGCCGACCGCCGCACCCACCCCCGTACGGTAG